One stretch of Heptranchias perlo isolate sHepPer1 chromosome 41, sHepPer1.hap1, whole genome shotgun sequence DNA includes these proteins:
- the LOC137305824 gene encoding gap junction delta-2 protein-like, whose translation MGEWTILERLLEAAVQQHSTMIGRILLTVVVIFRILIVAIVGETVYEDEQTMFMCNTLQPGCNQACYDKAFPISHIRYWVFQIILVCTPSLCFITYSLHQSSKQKDKRFSVLYPLLDRDFTRASVERKEDKMPRGNLTNGTLGQNPEGATKALETDYLEGKKIANLSGWISSKNLKIQCQEGISRFYIIQVVFRNALEIGFLVGQYFLYGFSVPATFECERYPCIKEVECYVSRPTEKTVFLVFMFAVSGICVVLNLAELNHLGWRKITTAIRGAQAKRKSPVKIRKKGLPYFNAQGRTQSSESAYV comes from the coding sequence GATTCTCCTCACGGTAGTGGTGATCTTCCGGATTTTAATCGTCGCGATCGTCGGGGAGACCGTCTATGAAGATGAGCAGACCATGTTCATGTGCAACACGCTTCAGCCCGGCTGTAACCAAGCCTGCTATGATAAAGCTTTCCCCATTTCCCACATTAGGTACTGGGTCTTCCAGATCATTCTGGTGTGCACGCCCAGCCTCTGCTTCATCACATACTCGTTGCACCAGTCGTCCAAGCAGAAGGACAAGCGTTTCTCGGTGCTCTATCCGCTTCTGGACCGAGATTTCACGAGGGCTTCTGTGGAAAGGAAAGAGGACAAGATGCCGAGAGGCAACCTCACCAATGGGACTCTGGGCCAGAACCCAGAGGGAGCGACAAAGGCACTGGAAACAGACTACCTGGAGGGCAAGAAGATTGCTAACTTATCAGGGTGGATCAGCAGCAAAAACCTGAAGATTCAGTGTCAAGAGGGAATATCGAGATTTTATATCATCCAAGTGGTCTTTAGGAATGCCTTGGAGATTGGCTTCTTGGTGGGACAATATTTCCTCTACGGGTTCAGCGTACCGGCAACCTTCGAGTGCGAAAGGTATCCTTGCATCAAGGAGGTGGAGTGCTATGTGTCAAGGCCGACAGAAAAGACTGTCTTCCTGGTCTTCATGTTTGCGGTCAGCGGCATTTGTGTGGTTCTGAACCTGGCTGAGCTCAACCATCTGGGCTGGAGGAAGATCACGACCGCCATCAGAGGAGCGCAGGCCAAGAGGAAGTCCCCAGTTAAGATTAGGAAGAAGGGCCTGCCATATTTCAACGCTCAAGGGAGGACGCAATCTAGCGAGTCTGCGTACGTCTGA